The proteins below come from a single Rosa rugosa chromosome 2, drRosRugo1.1, whole genome shotgun sequence genomic window:
- the LOC133733251 gene encoding protein WUSCHEL-like has protein sequence MEPQTQQPTEDGGSNKAVWSSANMHCRRSSTRWAPTTDQIRILKEFYDNGGKNPTPEQIQMITLQLKRYGQVESKNVFYWFQNHKSRERQKKRLTSKVDGSIILNFGSTSSAGVSGSIMDQQGEDHQEIKTLPLFPMHDEDIGNKKTPSEGGSSYDDYSGGGYNGGSRIVLELSLNSSGSADVV, from the coding sequence atggaaccacaaacccagcaaccaaccgaggatggaggaagcaacaaagcagtcTGGAGCAGTGCTAACATGCATTGCAGGCGGAGCAGTACCAGGTGGGCTCctactacagatcagataagaatcctcaaggagtttTATGACAATGGAGGTAAGAACCCAACTCCAGAGCAGATTCAGATGATCACTCTCCAGCTGAAACGGTACGGACAGGTTGAGAGCAAGAACGTCTTTTATTGGTTCCAGAACCACAAGTCTCGGGAGAGGCAGAAGAAGAGGTTGACTTCGAAAGTTGATGGATCCATtattctcaattttgggtcaacTAGTTCTGCTGGTGTTAGTGGATCCATCATGGAccaacaaggagaagatcaccaggagattaaAACCCTTccactgttccccatgcatgatGAGGACATTGGCAACAAGAAGACtccttccgagggaggtagcagCTATGATGACTACTCAGGTGGCGGCTACAACGGTGGCTCTCGCATTgttcttgagctcagcctcaactcctccGGATCTGCTGACGTGGTTTAG
- the LOC133733781 gene encoding protein WUSCHEL-like: MEPQTQQPTEDGGNNKAVESSANMHCRRSSTRWAPTTDQIRILKEFYDNGGKNPTPEQIQRITLQLKRYGQVENKNVFYWFQNHKSRERQKKKLTSDVHVPMQRSGLVGGSINLNFGSISSTGVDGSINLNFGSTCSAGVGGSIMEQRGEDHQEIETLPLFPMHGEDIFGNMKTTSEGGSGYGGGSRISLELSLNSYGDADMA; the protein is encoded by the coding sequence atggaaccacaaacccagcaaccaactgaggatggaggaaacaacaaAGCAGTCGAGAGCAGTGCTAACATGCATTGCAGGCGGAGCAGTACCAGGTGGGCTCctactacagatcagataagaatcctcaaggagtttTATGATAATGGAGGTAAGAACCCAACTccagagcagattcagaggatcacTCTCCAGCTGAAACGGTACGGACAGGTTGAGAACAAGAACGTCTTTTATTGGTTCCAGAACCACAAGTCTCGGGAGAGGCAGAAGAAGAAGTTAACTTcagatgttcatgtgcccatgcaaagatctgGGCTTGTTGgtggatccattaatctcaattttgggtcaatTAGCTCTACTGGTGTTGatggatccattaatctcaattttgggtcaacTTGTTCTGCTGGTGTTGGTGGATCCAtcatggaacaacgaggagaagatcaccaggagattgaaacccttccactgttccccatgcatggtgaggacatctttggcaacatgaagactacttccgaagGTGGTAGCGgctatggcggtggctctcgcatttcccttgagctcagcctcaactcctacggagatgcagacatggcttag